The nucleotide sequence gcgttcagtgaggcggaggagaaagtACACAAATAAAATTCAAACCATACACATGGACACGAAGAAAGGAAGCGCAGCTTGAGACTGTGATAGACATTGAGAGCAGACACGTGGAGATGAGTAGGCACAGGCATACATGCAGCCTATCTTGTGATAGAGTCGCTGAGAGGAGACTCTTTCACAAGCAGATCTGTGCTCATGCATGCTCACGGGTGGAATACAGACACGTTCTAGGTGAGGGGACAGGCCAACAACAAAGCCATTATTTAGGTCAAGCGAGTgtggagaaaaggggagaggggacggAAAAACATGATGATAGAAGTTGCTCAACTAGAATGACACTTGCGTTGGGGGAGGgcaaagcagcagtgatgAAAGATAATGCATCTTCAATGTCATTGCATGGAACGGGCGGAcacaacaagagagagagagagacgagcatAAACGTGAGAGTAGAACAGCGTATGAATTGAAGGGGAAGGGATGGCAACAgaagcacatgcacacaccaccTCACGAAAACGAAGACGAGGGGGAGATGAGAGGTGCATCGAGTATAAGGCGCCACCGAGCGCTGCTTTCGGGTCACAAACCACTCCGTTGGTGCCATGAGGTAACACTTTGGTACCCCTCTATGGCAGCTCTGCCGACCACCCACGTTCGCATCACGTAATAAGTGCAAGAAAAAGCTCCACGACATCGTGAGGTGAAGTACAGgtagagggaaagggaaaaaagggagtgAGAACAACGCTGTCTTTGCGTGTAGTTACCACTGTTGCTGCCTTTCTTTCTTGGTGAGCGCGAGCGTATAGGTGCGTGGGTACGGCTGCATCGCTAGAGGGCACGGAATAGTCGCCCCTCCCACAGCTCtgcgtggcggaggtggaaaGTGGTCGCGCAAAGTCATCACCCATCCTCATCGCTACTGCCGCCACCCTCGCTACCGTCCCTTTGGTTGcccagcacgcacacagcgcgCTTCAGTGCGTCTTTGCCGGGGAACTTGCTCGTGGGCTCAGTCACCAGCACAGGAACCGGCGACACAACATACCGTGTGTCCTTCCACACAAGCCACATACCAACGATGCCAGACACAAAGCCGCACAAGTACTCGAGGGTCTTGACCGGGTGGTAGCTCGGTATCCACTTGAAGTACACGTACATATCGCACAGAGACCGCACAATCAGCGCGTTCGACACTCTCATGTTCAGGCTGGCGTgcaagcgctgctgcggggtTGCGGCGTCACGCAGCGCCTGTTGCAGCGCAGAGCGATGAGTGAGCTCCATCATCAGAGAGcatgacagagagagggacttGAAAAAGCGGTAGAAAAATGAAAACAACTCGCGGCTCCAGTTGTGGAAGGCGACCTTTTGTAGGTAGTTGAGATCGCCGCTCAGCTGCTCTGGGACtcgaaagaagaaggagagacagGTGAACACCCAGTGCCAGAACTCCATTCGATCCTTCATGGCGAACATCTTCAGTCCTTGCCTGAGCGTCATTGCCGGGCGGCCAAAGTTGCAAAGCATTCGGCACTCAACCATACGGTCAGCTATATGAAAGTATTTTTTCTTATCCTGCGCGTCACTGCTGTGAAGCATACACAGACGCGCAATGTTGAGCGCTGTCTTCAACATCATGTCTACGCCTATCCCCTTCTTCTGGTAGTCGCTGAGGGCAACGAGAAAAGGGACGAGCGTGACGGAGCTGTCATTGTCGGCGAACGGCGCGCTCATTCGCGCTAGACAAGCGAAACGAGAGAGCGGCaaaggcgcacgcacacacacacacgtcgcGAGAGAGATGCAACTGATGAGTGAGTGATCGATTGCGCTGATTAGTGGGTGGTTGccgcagcagaagagaaagagaactTCGATATGTTCCTTAATTGGTGATATAAGttgtttttttcctctttgtgtgtgtgtgtgctggggtGTCCTGGGAAAGTAGCAAAGTGAAAGGAGTAAGCCAAAgcacgagagaggcgcacaacACCCTTCAAGCC is from Leishmania panamensis strain MHOM/PA/94/PSC-1 chromosome 35 sequence and encodes:
- a CDS encoding hypothetical protein (TriTrypDB/GeneDB-style sysID: LpmP.35.6470), with amino-acid sequence MSAPFADNDSSVTLVPFLVALSDYQKKGIGVDMMLKTALNIARLCMLHSSDAQDKKKYFHIADRMVECRMLCNFGRPAMTLRQGLKMFAMKDRMEFWHWVFTCLSFFFRVPEQLSGDLNYLQKVAFHNWSRELFSFFYRFFKSLSLSCSLMMELTHRSALQQALRDAATPQQRLHASLNMRVSNALIVRSLCDMYVYFKWIPSYHPVKTLEYLCGFVSGIVGMWLVWKDTRYVVSPVPVLVTEPTSKFPGKDALKRAVCVLGNQRDGSEGGGSSDEDG